TGGAGACCTTCACTGTCCCGCAGcatttttattatcctctccttCCCTCCCCATCCTGCCCCCACCCCTTTTGATGGAAATCCCTGTCTAACTGCCATTCCTCTCTTTCTGTGTGCTCACTGTCTGTTCCTCCCCAGCCCAGCACTCTTCATTACCCCACACTTTGCCCAATTCCTATACTTCCCTCAAGAAAGTCTTCCAATGAcaacaacacacacatcccacaaataaataaaatgcacTTAATGCCATTTATTTTCTGTATAATTAgtcatttttgtttcattgatagagTCTGGGAGAAATCATGTTAACATCGGGCACCTTGCCAGTGGTAGCAGAAGAACTTCTGAAGAAAGTGAAACAGGTGTATCAAGAATTGTCACAATGTGAGTGAGTAGGAAATTGGGCTGGTCATAGGAGGTTGTATGGGGGAGCAAAAACCAATGGGGTTTCTGTCACTGTATTCTCTATTACTCACGTTGCAACCAATTGATAAATGTCCTGTTTATTGCGTGTGTGCTATGCCATTATCTACATTGAGTGATTTCCATGAATTTGGGATGGGCTCAAGTTAGACTTACTACATTACAAGCCTTTCTCAAATTACTGAAATCCAATATTGAATCATCGTTGGAGATTCCTTTTCTCcagaatattcctgaagaagggcttatgcccgaaacgttgattctcctgttccctggatgctgtctgacctgctgcgcttttccagcaacacattttcagctctgatctccagcatctgcagacctcactttctcctatcttaaCTATGAAGAAACCCTGATTTAGATTAATTGTAATCCACTGGCCCATGTTGAGAAATCTCAAATTTAGAAGTCAAGATTATTTTGATGGAGCTTGTTAATTGTAACAGTTCTTATTGCTTGAAAAGATAATATACCAGACATATTATCCAGAATGTAATGATTCTGGAATAGTTTGAAGTTTCTTTAAAAAGATGGCAAGAAGTTACACAAATCCTGTCCTGAGTGCATGAATGTAATGTCTTCTGTTCTATTATTCTATGTGTCATATGCTCATTCTAATGGAACACATTTTGAAATAGTATTTCACCTGAAGCGTGGAAGAATGTTGCGAACCATGTATATATAATTGTGAAATGGAAGATTTGAACTGTTCATCTGTTACAAAGGATTTACCTTATGACTCTTAGGAATGCACAAATTAGAATAAAAGATTGCTTCCTGTTTACAAAAAAGCTaagtgactgtgggagaaaaggtTTTATCAAAGAGATGAGAGAATGCTTAATGGCATATTGTATCTGGCCAGCTGAGTTGTGGAAAAGGTCGAGTGCTGAAGGATGCTTAGCAGCAGCCTCTGGAATTTTTCTGTTTTGCCCACAGACCTGAAATATTTGCAAGGAAGCAATGCTatcatctctatctctctctgtctcctttgcTCCCtcgctaccccccccccccacccccgcccataTATATGTATTTAAACCAGTTGGAATAATATCTGTGAAGTATTTCCTGTGAATCTGAGAAAGCTTCAGAAATCATTATCGCTGATCTCAAATACTCTGAAAGTCAGGCTGTTAACTATGGCCAAAATATTGTCAGGGCCgatagcctttgcagcatccagtacTTCTAGATGTTTCTTAACATTACACGGAGGAAATAGAGGAGGGATGTAAGTAGAGGAGACCAAGTTGGTTCATCTACTCGCACTTCTAGCTAAGATTATTGCAagttgtttcacacagagggtggtgtgtgtatggaatgagctgccagaggaagtggtggaggctggtacaattgcaacatttaaaaggcatttggatgggtatatgaataggaagggtttggaagaatatgggccgggtgctggcaggtgggactagtttgggttggaatacctggtcggcatgaaccaaagggcctgtttccatgctgtacatatctatgactctaagtgtatcttttgcactgatgtgctggcctccccattgaagatggggatatttgtggagccaccttCTGCAAGttggttaattgtccaccacaTTCACCAGGGggagcacagtggcttagtggaccagggtttgattccacccttgggtaactgtctgtgtggagtttgcacatgtctgcatggattctgcctggtgctccagtttcttcccacggtccaaagatgtgcagattaggtagattgaccatgctaaattaccccatagtgtgcaggctaggtggattagtcacagtaaaatgaagagttacaaggatagatTTGGGAGCTGGGTCTGCGTGGAATGCTTTTCgagggtcagtgcaaactctGGACCAAATAGCTTCTATTTGCACTGTAGAAATTGTCtgattcatgactggatgtgatagcactgcagagcttagatccagTCATTTAGCTCTgcttatcacttgctgcttatgctgtaaaccttttttttcagtttcactAGTTTAACAGCtcttttaggtatgcctggtgttgctcctggcatgtcaTGCTATCACCCTCCATCAAATCAGGGTTGATCCCATCTTGATGGTGATGGTAGATTGGGGATAGTCTAAGCCATGAAGTtgtagattgtgctggaatacaaaactgttgctgttgatggcccatagcacttcatggatgcccaaccttgagttgctagatttgttcatagtctgtcccatttagcatagtgataGTGCCAAACAACGTGATGAaggctattctcaatgtgaaggtaggactttgtctccacaagtacTGTGTGggggtcactcttaccgatactgtcatgggcagatgTATCTGTGGCAGGTAGATGGTTAGGTTGAGGTCATGTGTGTTTTCACCTCTTGGTGGTTCCCTTGCCACCAGCCTCAGACCCAGACTAGCAgcaatatcctttaggacccgacaaATTTGATGAGTAGTGTTGCtaccgagccactcttggtggttcTGAAAAAtgggacccaaaatgttaactctgctttgtctccacagatattATCAGAACTGCaaactttttccagcaatttctgttcctgatCTTCAGAGTATTCTGAGGTAGACTGAGCACCTTTCAAGACCAAGTGTGACCAGCTTAAGACCTTCCATGAGTTTGAATGATGTACAGCCAGAAACTTGCAGATCAGGGTAGCCATAATTTAACTAAAATAGCACATGCTTCCTATTTCAGTATCAAGTTTGCATTGAGAACAAATAGCTCAGGCCTTATTTGTGTCTGAAGACTGTAAAGAACTTGCATATTGATAATAGTGCAGTATCCATGTGCACATTTGATTTCCTTGACCTATTCACCAATGAACCCCTGAAAGTTATAGGGGCAGCTGTGGAACATTGGAAAGGCAGTGGCTGCGGTACGGGCAGGAGGATGGAGCTGGAGAACAGCAAGAATTGAGGTTCTGCAGAGTAGCGTGCACTCCGGCTGATTTCCTCCTAGCCCAGAATATCTCACTGCCATGCTAACTCTTACCAACACAGACCACAGGTGTTAGCCCTTTGATGAATAGCTTGACTTGTGAGCTGAATTTTTGTTTTTAGTCAAGTTAGTTTTCTGTTCTGGGTATGATCCATGCTTTGtgaatgtttttatttgtttaaatttagAGAGTATGTTTGTGAAATTGACACTAACAAACCTTCTTGATTCTTGTGTTTTGCAGTGacagatgacctccttctggcGTGAGTACTCTGAGTTTCGCCATCTGTTCTCTGGTTCTAAAATTATTTCATAAATATCTTGCTTGATTGTAGGATCAGCTTTGGTGTTACTTTGATTGTTGGCAATAataaataccttttaaattaaTCTTTTATTTACTATTTACAAAAGTTCTCTGAATCGTTCAGAGTGTGTCTATCTAAAATTTGTATATGAGCGGTGTTTCAGTCTACAATTCTTGAACGAAATGTTCAGTCATTACAAGTCTTTATAAGTCCTATCACATAATGCATTGCATCTTCCAATGCTTTATCAAATGGTCTTAGTGTATGTGGTGAATAAAGCAATCTTATTCTGCACCAGTATGTCAGAGCACTAATATCGGTAGTATTTGGAATAATACTCTCCTACCTGTGAGCACTGTGTGTGCCTATACCCTTAATCCTATCCTTCCATATCATGGTTTGAGAATtgagtggtccaggacattcagcctcggactttcgggtgaccatcctccaaggtggacttcgggacaggcagcagaggaaagtggctaagcagaggctgatagctaagtttggtacccatagggagggcctcaaccgggaccttgggttcatgtcacattacaggtgatcaccattgctctacacacacacacacacacacacacacacatacacagctattcctacacacacacacacacacacattttatggggtgaatttgcacttgcagagttacattgtatttttctcaaaaactgcatgaattcatgtaaaactctgttatctccacatgcacacatatattttgtggggtgaatttgtacttgcagagttacattgcactttgctcaaaaactgcatacattcatgtagaactctgagctcaaaaattgcatgaatttatgtaaaactctgttatctaaacatcatggcatagacagagaacacagagggctaacaccttcaacatattgtctagctatcaccattgttaacagctaacccgagaatgcaactttcatgatttacacatgaaagaagtgaaactatcactgtattctaacagatgaaaggcttagcagacaatcaatttttcaatgcataatttcagttacatcacactgcaaatttttgctataaattctattttacgatcaagccctcaactatcacctgatgaaggagcgtcgctccgaaagctagtgcttccagttaaacctgttggactatcacctggtgttgtgtaatttttaactttgtacaccccagttcaacaccggcatctccaaatcatggttttagaaggcagttcaccaccaccaccttcaggatGATTACAGATTAGCATCAGATACTGGtcttaccagcctccactacctcctatattctaatgaccctctgaaagaaaacaaagttcttctcatctctgttttaaaatggaGACCTATTATTCAAGTGTGAGGCCCCTAGTTTTAATCTCACCAACATAAGGAAACATCCCCTGAGTATACATCTGAAGTCGGCTCGGAACATTACATTGTGAAGGGCGTCACTGAATTAATCCAGCATTTacaaatgttaaatttaaaacagattgaGCCAAAGCAGTATGAAAATTTTGAATTTTGTCAGAACCAAGCACACCAATAATACTGCCGACAGAAGTGTAAAAAGCATTGCACTCATAAGGTGTTTACTGTGAACTTGACTTTTTGAAAAACAGATTATTATGGTTCCATCAAGAATTCTATCTTTTGTCGGATTTGACAATAAGTAATGATAATAATGACCTGTTTCTGAAAACAGCAAATACCTGAAATCATagaggttcaggcagcatccatggagagagagcaagctaatgtttcaagtctagatgactctttatcacAGCTGACATGACCTGTCTTTGTTGGACTATAGAGACGAGGACAAAGTTTATTAAAGCtataatttaattaaaatagCACATGCACAAGCCAGGAGAATCATAGTTTTTGATTACATACAAAGTGTTTATGTCTGCAAAAAGACTACCTCTATCTAAAATTAATTTTGAGACTTATGACCCACTTGGAAAAGTGTACTGATTTTCAAGCCTCACTACTCTTGGGAGTCACCACAGAAGTTAATGCTGTAGTCAAAGCACATAAGGTCCCCATTTTACCTGTCTATTGGAATCAAGTTACAGAAAACACTGGCCAAGTTCCTGTGCTTAACAAGAACTCTGGGTCATTATAAGTAAGTAAGTTCTGATCAAAAGTAAACAACTATGAGCTATCAACATATGGCTCCACTAGTTAAGACTCTGACCCCCTTTTAAAACACGGATACAAGcagacatagaacagtacagcacatgaacGGGCCCTTAAGACCTCAATGTCTGTACCGaccatgatgctgttctaaactaTCCAATCTCCTTGTACGTGATGCTTActcctctattctctgcctgatCATGTGTCTGCcgaaatgtctgttaaatgtggCTTCTATCGTCTCTTCTCGTAACAGTAGGTTTCAGATACCTACTACGCTCTGTGTAAGAAACAAAAAGAACTTCAATCGCacacctcctttaaactttctccctctcaccttaaactatgctcCCTAGTATTTGAAATTTTCAACCTGGAAAAAGATTCCAACAATCCACCCTGCCCATCCCTCCCATCATTTTATATTCTTCTATCAGGTCGTCTCTCAGACTCTGGCAAAAGCAATGCAAGTTAATCTCATCTCTTCTTATAACTAATGCACCAGTctagggaacatcctggtaaacctcttctgcacattctccaaatcctccatccttcctatagtgcaacaatcagaactgtacacaatactccaaaagtcttgtatagttgcagcatgacttggaaatattcagtGCCACAAAAATGCCCAGTCAGAGACAAACAGAAACAAACATTTTTTTGGTTTAACTCGTTTTCTGGCTCTTCAGTCATTGGGACGGGATTTTTCCCTATCTACTTCACCCTGCTATTCATGAtattgaacatttctcatcactaGAAgaattttcttaaatgttttctTCCTTCTCTTCTGTGACATGAGGTCAATCCAATCCAGAGACAGCAGGCAGTCTGTCTAAAATTTGGGCGAATCATTCTAAAATTAGCCATATGTGTCTCTGATTTGTAAGAAGTCAAGTCTTCAGCAATGGAATATAGTAAGATTATTGCTAAAATAGTAACCAATAGAATAACTGGTGAGTAGACTGATACTTTCTGTCGGTTTGTCCAATGTACCTTGTGTATAGCTCCCACACACAACTCTCAAGTTAGGTATAATGTTGTATACCACGCCTGTTAAGTGTACGACTGCTGTATCTTGCTCCTGTCATGTATGCCAGTTGTAAGAGACcatatatttttcattttcagGGCTGTAAACTGAAATGGGAGCTGGACCGCCCtaactgtgggcagcacggtggcacagtggttagcactgctgcctcacagcaccagagacccgggttcaattcctgcctcaggtgactatccgtgtggagtttgcacattctccctgtgtctgcgtaggtttcctccgggtgctctggttcctcccacagtccaaaattgtttaagttaggtgaattggccaagttaaattgcccgtagtgttagatgtagggaaatgggtctgggtgggttgctctttgaagggtcggtgtggacttgttgggccgaagggcctgtttccgcactgtaagtaatctaatctaaactggaatACCAGGAAATCTTTTCCAATTTGAAAACCAATCCACCAATACAGTGTTATCTTTGAAATAATAACAGGGAGAATTAAGACTAAGTGGcacctagggtgggggatttcaagactagggggcatatttttaaggtgagaggagagagatttaaaaaagacatgggggcatttTTTAACACaatggttcatgtgtagaatgaactttgaGAAGAAATGGTGggtgtgagtacagttacaatgtttaaagggcgtttggataagtacatgaataagaactatttggagggatatgggccaagcacaggcaggtggggttagtttagtttgggattatggttggcatggactggttggaccaaaggaccatGTTTCCATACTCAATAACACTGTGGCTTGCAGCATGCAGAAAATGTGCAGAGCTTCCAAACAGGAAGCATTCATCACTGTCTCTTCCCAAGTTGGCAAAGGCCAGAAAACAAACGGAAATGCtgttttaaaaatccaaacaAGAGGAGTTCTAAGTCCACCTGATAAGCTATCACATCAAAAAAATGACCATCACCTACAAACAGCGTGACTTCATTGCAAAAATCAAAAGGAATCCAAGAAAGGGAATTGAGTAGAAAAATAAGGATCAAAACCaggaagcactggagaaactacacaggtctggcagtatcgcggagagagaaagacagagttaacattttgagtccagtgattattcatcagaactgaaagcagctgggaaatggtGGTATTTATAATGATGACAGGGGATGGGAGAATTGAGATGAATACATGGACACACCTCACCTTCCTCCTCGATACCTTACAGTCCATAGAACGTAACAGTAagtttaacaaaaataaatcaaacagcTGCAGAtgtgaagatttgaaacaaaaccagaaattgctggagaagctcagcaggtctggcaatatctatggagagaaagcagagataacatttcaagtcaagcgACCcttctgaagttctgaagaagagttactggactcaaaacgtcagtCTGTTTTTTCTCCAGAGTTGCTGTAAGACCTGAGTGAAACATTTGATTGTGAAAACCTCCCGCTGTGTTCATTACCCCCCAGCTGCATACACACCCAAGTCCTGTTCTGTATCCATCGTTTCAAGGACAGCTAACCCATTTTCAACTAAACAGATTTCTGTTATAATCTTCTTCCCCAGCTTACTATCAACAATCATTTTGTTTGCTTCCTTTTTTTgctatctctctctcgctctctctctcacattcatcTCACTCCTTCCCCAGTCccccatcatcagcataaataccatcaTTTGCCAGCTATCTTCAGTTCTGacagagggtcactggacccaaacattAATTCTCTTTTCTCACCTCAAATCCTGCTCAACCTCAATTTTCCagctctttttgtttttgtttcagatctgcagttgtagagtcatagagatgtaaagcatggaaacagacccttcggtccaacccgtccatgccgaccagatatcccaacccaatctagtcccacctgccagcacctggcccatatccctccaaaccctccctattcatatacccatccaaatgcctcttaaatgttgcaattgtaccagcctccaccacttcctctggcagctcattccatacccgtaccagtctctgtgtgaaaaagttgctccttgggtctctttgatatctttccctctcaccctaaacctatgacctctagttctggactcccagaccccagggaaaagtctttgcctatttaccctatccatgcccctcataattttgtaaacctccaataGGTCACCCCtaagtctccaacactccagggaaaacagccccagactgttcagcctctccctttagctcaaatcctccaaccctggcagcatccttgtaaatcttttctgaaccctttcaagtttcacaacatctttccaataggaaggagttcagaattgcacacaatattccaacagtggcctaaaccaatgtcctgtacagccgcaacatgaccgcccaacccctgtactcaatactctgaccaataaaggaaagcataccaaaagccctgttgtaatctgaggtaaccctcttcactgtccaccgcacctccaattttggtgtcatctgcaaacttactaagtctTGCataaactatacaaggcactagttagaccaaGGATAGGTAGACTACCATTGGAGGGTGTCTACAGGAGGTTCACTATGCTGATCCCAGatatggagaggctgagtagTTTGTACCTTACttgttggagttcagaagaataagaaatGATCTTGTTGATGTATGTTcgattcttaggggacttaatGAGCCAGATGTGGGAAATttatttccccttatgggagtCCATCTTTGACCAGAGTGTATGATCTCagaatatttaagacagagatgaaaaggaattccttctctgagAGCAGtatatttgtggaattctttaccgcagagggaTGTCAAGGCTGGGTCAGCAAGTATTTCCAGGCTGAGATAAATAAATCTTTCATCAGTCAAGAAATCGCGAactatagggaaaaggcaggaaattggatggttatcagatcagctttgatctcattgtagacttgatggattgaatggtctactACTTCTCCAGCTCATGGTCTAAGTGTCTAAAATAACTTGCCAGTTGTGGCTTGGACGTTTGATCGTCAGAACTATCTACATTTTCCAACTAGAGTATCTCTATTAAATCATTTGTAATTTTTCTGTCTTAATTCTGCATGTGTATTTGAGATTTTTAAAGGGTAGTCGTTTAAGTTTTATGGTTATTGATTAGAAGTCCTTTACTTTTAttgctcttgatttttttttttccttgttaCTAATGAAAGCTGGTGTGAAGTGCTTTTACCCGGACTAGTAGTCAGTTGGACAAATTGGCCACTATCATGCTGACACTGGGAtttgaagttaaaatcacacaatgccaggttatagtccaacaggtttaatatgTCCAGGTttaattaaacctattggactataacctggtgttgtgtgatttttgactttgtacaccccagtccaacaccgacatctctaaatcatgactgGGATTTGATACATGAATGAAGGTTTGTGGAATAGTGCACTCTTCAAGTTACAACATGTCACAGTGCGGTATGATGTGCCTATCAGGTATACAGGTGCTGTCTGCTGTTCCAGTCAAGGCTATCTGAGCAATATTGTCCTCCTGTCAAATATGTGTGTGCTGTAATGTACTTATGCTTGTATTGTTCAGTATCCCTGACAAGTACACCAGGGCTTTGTATTTCTCCTCTCGGGTATACCAATGATACAGAGTGTTCTTGTTGGGTATACTGGTGCTGTACATTGCACCTTCAGATGTAATATTGTTGTCAAGCATCCTATCAGGTATACCATCACAGTGCACTCTTCCTGTCGGGGGTGCCAAGGCCGCGTTTTCTTTTCTTGCAAGGATAAATTCTGAGATGGCATTCAGATTCTTGAAATTAAAAGGAAGTCAGCCACAATTAAGTGATCAGAgatcacaaaacaaaaattaaaatgtggAAATGATCAGTTGCAGGTTGACTGAATTAACAAGGATAATGTAAATGCTTTCCTCTTAAACAAAATGGTTTATAAATGCTTAAAATAACTTGAAGGTTCAGTTGCATGCTGTAACTTACAGGGCTATAGACCAAGAGCTAGAAGGTAAGCTCAGACTGGAATAGTTCTTTTCCAGCTGGCAATAACATGTTAGACTAAGTAGCCTCATTCTGCACCATTaagtttatttattatttatgaattatatatatttattagcaGAAAGTGGTGGCAAcacagccctttgagcctactccctCATTTATTAaggtcagggctgatctgattgtaaccttatATTCACATTCCTGCTTACTCCTGACACAAACTTGCTTGACAAGAatctctatctctgccttaagaatattcaaggactctgctacCACTACCATCAGCATCTGCATTGTGATCAATTTGGTGTTAATTCAAAAGCTAGACTTCAATGTTATTTCTTCTCCAGACTCAAATTTGTCTTTGGCCCAGCTGCCTTGCATGCCTTAGAGCTGGTGGATCGCCGTTCAGTTACACTCATCCAGTCACCCAGTGGAAGGTCACTGTACCAGGTatagcattttaaaatttctatcatttataaatgttttattttgagtACAATCATTTTTGTTTCCTTATCATCCAGTAATGTACAGGACAGTGTATTTTCCCATTAACTGTACTTTCCAGCAAGATTGCAGCTTTGCCTCCAATTGCATTAGGAACAGTGACACCCAATTAGTGCCTGTGTAGAATGGGGGATATCAGTATTGGATTAATCTGTGATGCTCCACAAAGTTAAATATCCCTCCACACTTGGAGGAAGAAGAAAAACCATCTGTGCCAGTTGGTGGAACAGTTTTTTTCTGCACTAcatgttttttctttattcattcatgggatgaggatgtggctggctagaccagcattaattgcccatcctaatttccaagagggcagttaagagtctctcacatttaggccagacctggtaaggatggcagcttccttccctaaaggacattagggaaccagatccaacaatcaacaatggattcatggccattgttgggctcttaattccagattttgttttattgaattcatattccaccatctgccatggcaggatttgaatccagacccccagaacattatctgggtctctggatgaacactccagcaataataccactgggccatctcccctccccctccctccaccccatccCACCCCGTGTGGGGAAGAGTGTATCAAGATTCTTTGATCTGCTGCAATTATTGTTGTCTTTTTCCATCATTAGTTCCTGTGTCAACATTTCTTCCAGAAGCAGAAGTGGACCATTTaacccattgggtctgctccatcattcagtgagatcatggctggactgatgatcctcaactccacattgcTACCTTTAATCCACAACACTtgactcccttactgattaaaaattagtctatctcagccttgaatatacttaacaatgcAGCATAACAGAcatctgtggcaaagaattctatAGATTGACTACACtataagagaagaaattcctctcggTGACTTCTTATACTAAGATAATGCAGAggggattgggattgggatggggtaatggcccagtggtattatcactggactgttaatccaggaaatgttctggggacatgggtttgaatcctaccatagcagatgatggaatttgaaatcaataaaaatctggaattaagaatctaatgatgaccatccattgttgattgtcagaaccCAGCTGGTTCATTAGTGTCCTTGAGGGAGGAaaactggcatccttacctggtatggtcAATATGTGGCACCggacaatgtgtttgactcttaactgccctgggCAATTAccggtgggcaataaatgctggcctagccagcaacacacccatcccatgaatgattttttttttaatgccctCAGTCGTAGAGTCTTTGTGAAGGGAAATCTACCCtctgcattgaccctgtcaagtcctcgaAGTTTGAATAAGACTTTTCCTCCTTTTtctaaattattttattcatgGCTGgacagcttttattgcccatccctagttgcccttgagaaggtagtc
The Chiloscyllium plagiosum isolate BGI_BamShark_2017 chromosome 28, ASM401019v2, whole genome shotgun sequence DNA segment above includes these coding regions:
- the zswim7 gene encoding zinc finger SWIM domain-containing protein 7 isoform X3, which translates into the protein MLTSGTLPVVAEELLKKVKQVYQELSQLTDDLLLALKFVFGPAALHALELVDRRSVTLIQSPSGRSLYQVEGSSGQVYYCLCSCLYCSCPAFMYSVLRRNDNIMNVGISQAYI